From one Polynucleobacter sp. UK-FUSCHL-C3 genomic stretch:
- a CDS encoding cytochrome c oxidase subunit 3: MFSNSTPYYFVPSPSKYPVLASIGLLGFGGGMSAWVNNLSWGGPLVLGAVIYILVVLYGWFGDAISEGNTGKNGVNVDISYRWSMSWFIFSEIMFFAAFFSALFYARSITVPWLGDVDNKILWPDFVAAWPTLGPTGLVEKFSTIGPWPIPTINTLLLLSSGVTVTYAHHALREGHRQQAIYGLFATVLLGVIFLGFQAYEYIHAYSDLNLKLSSGIYGSTFFMLTGFHGFHVFLGGLMLAIILRRLIRGDFSADNHFGFEGAAWYWHFVDVVWLGLYIVIYWM; the protein is encoded by the coding sequence ATGTTTTCGAACTCCACTCCTTATTATTTTGTTCCAAGTCCCTCGAAGTACCCTGTATTAGCAAGCATCGGCTTGCTTGGCTTTGGTGGTGGTATGTCTGCATGGGTTAATAACCTATCGTGGGGCGGCCCTTTGGTTTTGGGCGCAGTCATTTATATCTTGGTTGTGCTGTACGGCTGGTTTGGAGATGCAATTTCTGAAGGCAATACGGGAAAGAACGGTGTTAACGTTGACATCTCATACCGTTGGTCGATGAGCTGGTTCATATTCTCTGAGATCATGTTCTTCGCAGCCTTTTTCTCAGCCCTGTTCTACGCACGCAGCATTACAGTTCCTTGGTTGGGCGATGTGGACAATAAGATATTGTGGCCAGACTTTGTAGCGGCTTGGCCCACACTTGGCCCAACAGGCCTCGTCGAGAAATTCAGTACGATCGGGCCTTGGCCGATCCCCACAATTAATACCTTGCTGCTACTGAGCTCTGGGGTGACTGTCACCTATGCACATCACGCATTACGTGAAGGGCATCGCCAACAGGCAATTTATGGCTTATTTGCTACAGTACTTCTGGGAGTGATCTTCTTAGGTTTTCAGGCTTATGAGTACATTCATGCTTATTCGGATTTAAATCTCAAGTTAAGCTCTGGTATCTACGGCTCCACATTTTTTATGTTGACCGGTTTTCATGGATTCCATGTATTTCTAGGTGGTCTGATGCTGGCTATTATCTTGCGTCGTTTAATCCGTGGAGATTTCTCAGCCGATAATCATTTTGGTTTTGAGGGTGCTGCGTGGTATTGGCACTTTGTTGACGTTGTTTGGCTGGGCCTTTACATCGTCATTTACTGGATGTGA
- a CDS encoding COX15/CtaA family protein: MISESALLVLELAGIAFVFAGLPLAYLARRKGLDIFQKLNWAVVFLTFDLILFGAFTRLSDSGLGCPDWPGCYGTSNPWRAMEEIRAAEVAMPTGPVTVFKAWVEMIHRYLAMSVGVLIIAQVVLAFKQIGAQRRLAIQGSLFLLVLVCLQGAFGAWTVTLKLQPIIVSMHLILALILFSSMVWFAQRNDSKTISSKAQGKSLPITWIAFATITLLIQIFLGAWVSTNYAVLACPDFPTCMGAWYPTMDWQNAFYLWRELGQAKSGEVIPMTALVTIHWTHRVGAIFASIVLLLLAIKALRHSQSNISFWGKAILGLLALQIITGISNVVFQWPLVAALLHTGGAAAILFCLVRLSAGSDCSFFSGRDVEGQRSS, encoded by the coding sequence ATGATTTCCGAATCGGCTCTATTAGTTTTAGAGCTTGCTGGGATTGCCTTTGTCTTTGCCGGCTTACCTTTGGCTTATCTGGCGCGTAGAAAAGGCTTAGATATTTTTCAGAAACTAAATTGGGCAGTCGTCTTTTTAACCTTCGACCTCATTTTATTTGGCGCATTTACGCGTTTGAGTGATTCAGGTCTGGGCTGTCCGGATTGGCCAGGTTGTTATGGCACCTCAAATCCCTGGAGGGCGATGGAGGAGATCCGCGCCGCTGAGGTAGCGATGCCCACAGGACCTGTAACCGTATTTAAGGCTTGGGTAGAAATGATCCATCGCTATTTAGCAATGAGTGTAGGGGTATTAATCATTGCTCAAGTAGTTTTAGCCTTTAAGCAAATAGGGGCGCAACGCAGATTAGCCATTCAAGGCAGTCTATTTCTGCTGGTCTTGGTGTGCTTACAGGGCGCCTTCGGTGCTTGGACGGTAACCTTGAAGTTGCAACCCATTATTGTGAGTATGCATTTGATCTTGGCCCTAATTTTATTTTCTAGTATGGTTTGGTTTGCTCAGCGTAACGATAGCAAAACAATATCTTCAAAGGCTCAAGGTAAATCATTACCGATTACATGGATTGCATTCGCTACGATTACTTTACTTATTCAAATATTTTTGGGGGCGTGGGTTAGCACAAACTATGCGGTATTGGCTTGTCCTGATTTCCCAACCTGTATGGGCGCATGGTATCCCACCATGGATTGGCAAAACGCATTTTATTTATGGCGTGAGCTTGGTCAAGCAAAATCAGGTGAGGTGATTCCGATGACGGCTTTGGTAACCATACACTGGACTCATCGTGTTGGAGCCATTTTTGCATCCATTGTTTTGCTCTTGCTTGCAATCAAAGCATTACGCCATAGCCAATCAAATATTTCTTTTTGGGGCAAGGCTATTCTCGGTTTGTTAGCCTTACAAATAATTACGGGCATATCAAATGTTGTATTCCAGTGGCCTTTAGTTGCTGCCCTTCTCCATACCGGTGGAGCAGCGGCTATCTTATTTTGCTTAGTACGACTGAGTGCAGGAAGTGACTGTTCTTTTTTCTCGGGTCGTGATGTAGAGGGGCAGAGGTCATCGTGA
- the ctaD gene encoding cytochrome c oxidase subunit I: protein MSSISTTHDHAHDHAHDHPHGWRRWLFATNHKDIGTMYLIFSFVSLLAGGVMALGIRLELFQPGLQYLRPEFFNQLTTMHGLVMVFGAIMPAFVGFANWMVPLQIGASDMAFARMNNFSFWILPVAALLLFGSFLVPGGAPSGGWTLYAPLTLQMGPGMDMAIFALHLLGASSIMGSINIIVTILNMRAPGMSLMKMPMFCWTWLITAYLLIAVMPVLAGAITMVLTDRHFGTSFFSAAGGGDPVMYQHIFWFFGHPEVYIMILPAFGIISEVVPVFARKRLFGYASMVYATSSIAILSFIVWAHHMFATGMPVTGQLFFMYATMLIAVPTGVKIFNWVATMWKGSMTFETPMLWAIGFIFVFTIGGFTGLVLAMAPIDIGLQDTYYVVAHFHYVLVAGSLFAMFAGFYYWCPKWTGRMADEFRGKVHFWGSMFFFNLTFFPMHFLGLAGMPRRYADYPTQFADFNLIASIGGLGFGLMQVYFLLFVILPAYRGHGKKASDSPWETANTLEWSIPSPAPFHTFEQPPKVS, encoded by the coding sequence ATGAGCAGCATATCCACAACCCACGATCACGCTCACGATCATGCACATGACCATCCGCATGGCTGGAGACGTTGGTTATTTGCTACCAATCACAAAGATATTGGGACGATGTATCTCATCTTCTCCTTTGTGAGTTTATTAGCTGGCGGTGTAATGGCCTTGGGTATCCGTTTGGAGTTATTCCAACCTGGCCTGCAATACCTGCGTCCAGAATTCTTTAATCAATTAACAACTATGCATGGTTTGGTGATGGTCTTTGGCGCCATCATGCCAGCCTTCGTTGGCTTTGCAAACTGGATGGTCCCATTGCAAATTGGTGCCTCGGATATGGCATTCGCACGCATGAATAACTTTAGTTTCTGGATTTTGCCAGTTGCTGCTTTATTGCTTTTTGGTTCCTTCTTGGTTCCAGGTGGAGCACCATCGGGTGGCTGGACACTGTATGCGCCTCTTACCTTACAAATGGGCCCTGGCATGGACATGGCTATTTTTGCTCTCCATTTGTTAGGTGCTTCTTCCATCATGGGCTCGATTAATATCATCGTGACCATTTTGAACATGCGCGCACCCGGCATGTCTCTCATGAAGATGCCAATGTTCTGCTGGACTTGGTTAATTACAGCCTATTTATTAATTGCCGTGATGCCCGTACTAGCGGGCGCCATCACCATGGTTCTCACCGATCGTCATTTTGGTACCAGCTTTTTCTCAGCTGCCGGTGGTGGCGACCCAGTAATGTACCAACATATTTTCTGGTTCTTCGGCCATCCCGAGGTGTACATCATGATTTTGCCAGCCTTTGGCATCATCAGTGAGGTTGTACCTGTCTTTGCAAGAAAGAGACTGTTTGGTTATGCCTCAATGGTTTATGCGACATCGTCGATTGCCATCTTATCCTTCATTGTTTGGGCGCATCATATGTTTGCTACTGGTATGCCTGTGACTGGCCAACTTTTCTTCATGTACGCCACGATGTTGATCGCCGTACCAACGGGAGTCAAGATATTTAACTGGGTAGCCACCATGTGGAAAGGTTCAATGACTTTTGAGACCCCCATGCTGTGGGCGATTGGTTTTATCTTTGTGTTCACAATTGGTGGATTTACTGGACTAGTACTTGCCATGGCACCAATTGATATTGGATTGCAAGATACCTATTACGTTGTTGCCCATTTCCACTACGTATTAGTAGCAGGATCTCTATTTGCAATGTTTGCAGGCTTTTATTACTGGTGCCCAAAATGGACTGGTCGCATGGCAGATGAGTTCCGTGGAAAAGTACATTTCTGGGGCTCTATGTTTTTCTTTAATTTAACCTTCTTCCCCATGCACTTCTTGGGCTTAGCTGGCATGCCACGTCGGTATGCAGACTACCCAACACAGTTTGCCGATTTCAATTTAATTGCCTCGATTGGTGGTTTGGGGTTTGGTTTGATGCAGGTTTATTTTTTACTGTTTGTCATTTTGCCCGCCTATCGTGGCCATGGTAAGAAGGCGTCAGATAGCCCTTGGGAAACTGCCAATACTTTGGAGTGGTCGATTCCATCGCCAGCACCATTTCACACCTTTGAACAACCACCCAAAGTTAGTTAA
- a CDS encoding twin transmembrane helix small protein, which yields MKWIIVLVLLLVIGSLGSALYFMMKDKGKSSRMVHSLMLRIGLSIALFIGIWIAYYFGLIQSTGLKVAQ from the coding sequence ATGAAATGGATAATTGTTTTGGTCCTGCTGCTTGTTATTGGCAGCCTAGGATCAGCGTTGTACTTCATGATGAAAGATAAGGGCAAGAGCTCCAGGATGGTTCATTCTTTAATGCTACGAATCGGCTTATCCATTGCCTTATTTATAGGCATTTGGATCGCCTACTACTTTGGCCTAATCCAATCCACCGGTCTAAAGGTTGCCCAATAA
- a CDS encoding DUF2970 domain-containing protein — MKKKLNLLQSIRAVLWAFLGVRKNSELQNDVASLSFVHIIIAGVLGAIIFMAILLLIVQLVVSN; from the coding sequence GTGAAAAAGAAATTAAATCTTCTTCAATCGATCCGTGCTGTTTTATGGGCCTTTTTGGGCGTACGCAAGAACTCAGAACTACAAAACGATGTTGCTAGTCTTAGTTTTGTTCACATCATTATTGCTGGTGTGTTGGGCGCCATAATTTTTATGGCAATTCTTTTGTTGATTGTTCAGTTAGTTGTATCAAATTAA
- a CDS encoding cytochrome oxidase small assembly protein produces MMTNRRLAAVLLSIALAFFLGIVVKYWIFG; encoded by the coding sequence ATGATGACCAACCGCCGCCTCGCGGCGGTGTTGTTATCAATTGCGTTGGCGTTTTTCTTGGGAATTGTCGTGAAGTACTGGATATTTGGTTGA
- a CDS encoding SCO family protein yields MKKLLTLAMLTLLAACSQPSFKNVDITGSKLFGNNFVLLDSQGKDKTLADFKGKAVVLFFGYTHCPDVCPSTLIEMQGVMKDLGPLADRVQVIFITVDPERDTAELMAQYPPAFDPRFIGLRPADEAALMKITKDFKAYYSKVPGSNPKNYTIDHTAGSYVFDPAGNLRLYIKHGQGAEPIAHDLKILLK; encoded by the coding sequence ATGAAGAAACTACTTACATTAGCAATGCTTACTTTATTGGCGGCTTGCTCACAGCCCAGTTTTAAAAATGTTGATATTACCGGCAGCAAGTTGTTTGGAAACAACTTTGTGTTGCTTGACTCTCAAGGCAAAGATAAAACACTAGCCGACTTCAAGGGCAAGGCTGTTGTCCTATTCTTTGGATATACCCATTGCCCTGATGTTTGCCCATCAACTTTGATTGAGATGCAGGGTGTCATGAAGGATTTGGGGCCGCTTGCCGATCGCGTGCAGGTTATTTTTATTACGGTCGATCCAGAACGGGATACCGCTGAGTTAATGGCGCAGTACCCGCCCGCATTTGATCCCCGTTTTATTGGTTTGAGACCTGCAGATGAAGCTGCGTTAATGAAGATAACAAAAGACTTTAAGGCTTACTACAGCAAAGTGCCTGGCAGCAATCCTAAAAACTATACGATTGACCATACAGCAGGTAGTTATGTGTTTGATCCTGCTGGAAACCTTCGCCTTTATATAAAGCATGGGCAGGGGGCAGAGCCCATTGCCCATGATTTAAAAATACTTCTAAAGTAA
- a CDS encoding cytochrome c oxidase assembly protein, with protein MASNLGSLNKQILLKLLLLAVLMFGFGYALVPLYKALCEVTGINVITSKNNYGVRAHGASKPGNTQVDYSRKITIEFDSNSRGPFAFKPVKNFLEVHPGELHEIVYEVVNTKDRAIAAQAIPSYAPKAATEFFTKIECFCFQEQALNPHQIRQMPVVFIVDPNLPKDVKTITLSYTFFETGIAKPVALTQPSKASGS; from the coding sequence ATGGCTAGTAACCTCGGCTCCCTTAATAAACAAATCTTACTCAAGCTCCTTTTGCTAGCTGTCTTGATGTTTGGTTTTGGGTATGCCTTGGTGCCTTTGTATAAAGCACTGTGTGAAGTCACTGGTATCAATGTGATTACGAGCAAAAATAATTATGGTGTTCGGGCGCATGGCGCAAGCAAGCCCGGAAACACGCAGGTCGATTACTCGCGTAAGATCACGATTGAGTTTGACTCAAATAGCCGTGGACCTTTTGCGTTTAAGCCAGTCAAGAATTTTCTTGAAGTACATCCCGGCGAGCTACATGAAATTGTGTATGAGGTTGTTAATACTAAAGACCGTGCTATCGCCGCTCAGGCAATTCCCAGTTATGCCCCAAAGGCAGCTACCGAATTTTTCACAAAGATTGAATGTTTCTGTTTTCAAGAGCAGGCTCTTAACCCCCATCAAATCCGCCAAATGCCAGTGGTCTTTATTGTTGACCCTAATTTGCCTAAAGATGTGAAGACAATTACGCTTTCATATACTTTTTTTGAAACGGGCATAGCAAAACCAGTTGCACTGACGCAGCCATCAAAAGCGAGTGGATCGTGA
- a CDS encoding ComF family protein, producing the protein MHLFTPFVEFLLPTLCMACEQVQTKLLCANCLAKITLNMLNGPPHCPTCGIPIATPESPCFSCVEHSPAYDETFYIDSYAGVLQTALHAYKYQRRLACAAGFSYLWNHCAAKVTLQSSADYLLPVPLGVRKLTKRGFNQSWEIAKRIQLPKTVRKIPNALGRIDDETSQAQRNREMRKEMAQDLFYLNTDWSGRFKNQRIIVFDDVMTTGATMNAIASLLKNHGAKHVSAWVVLRTLPKSAPFAI; encoded by the coding sequence ATGCATTTATTTACCCCCTTTGTTGAGTTTCTGCTTCCAACTTTGTGTATGGCATGTGAACAGGTGCAAACTAAATTGCTCTGTGCTAATTGCCTAGCAAAAATTACACTGAATATGCTAAATGGACCGCCGCATTGTCCTACTTGCGGCATACCTATTGCAACACCCGAGTCACCATGTTTTAGCTGTGTAGAACATAGCCCAGCCTATGACGAGACTTTTTATATAGACTCGTACGCTGGTGTCTTACAAACTGCTCTTCATGCCTATAAGTACCAAAGGCGACTTGCCTGTGCAGCAGGCTTCTCCTATCTTTGGAACCATTGTGCCGCTAAGGTCACCCTACAAAGTTCGGCCGACTATCTTCTACCAGTCCCTCTTGGGGTTCGCAAATTAACAAAACGAGGGTTTAATCAAAGCTGGGAGATTGCGAAACGTATTCAGCTACCTAAAACCGTTCGCAAGATACCCAATGCCTTAGGTCGCATCGACGATGAGACATCGCAAGCGCAGCGGAATCGAGAGATGCGCAAAGAGATGGCACAGGACTTGTTCTACCTAAACACAGATTGGTCCGGGCGCTTTAAGAACCAAAGAATTATTGTTTTTGATGATGTAATGACCACTGGGGCAACGATGAATGCAATCGCATCCTTATTAAAAAATCATGGCGCTAAACATGTAAGTGCTTGGGTTGTGTTGCGAACTCTACCCAAGAGTGCTCCATTTGCAATATGA
- a CDS encoding methyltransferase type 11 encodes MSTSLSWLQAEIYQRMLEKLEPIKLQPKAILIGPDFPGLRIGQFSRRFPKAKIDTVADPHLSLNQVMWLRMHRALGALFGRGRLFGQRPSDLENHYGLIVSALEFQQFERPHDLLEIAYRQICEDGLLCFSYLGPDTGKELRASLKASPYIKSLPGALDMHDIGDALVQKGFSDPVMDMEYLYLEYESETNYLRDALAIGLVQPGTPPDALSGALRAKRMTLEIVYGHAWVLGKNLSKSDGKTAYIRPDAIKRK; translated from the coding sequence ATGTCCACGTCTCTCTCATGGCTACAGGCTGAAATTTACCAACGGATGCTCGAAAAATTAGAGCCTATTAAATTACAGCCCAAGGCAATCTTGATCGGACCTGATTTTCCGGGTCTTCGTATTGGGCAATTCTCAAGACGATTTCCAAAGGCAAAAATTGATACCGTTGCTGACCCTCATTTAAGCCTTAATCAGGTAATGTGGCTTCGTATGCATCGTGCCTTGGGGGCTTTGTTTGGTCGGGGGAGGCTCTTTGGCCAAAGGCCGAGTGATCTAGAAAATCACTATGGGCTGATTGTCAGCGCCCTAGAGTTTCAGCAGTTCGAAAGACCACACGATTTGCTTGAGATAGCATATCGGCAAATATGTGAGGATGGCTTACTGTGTTTTAGCTATTTGGGACCAGATACTGGAAAAGAACTACGCGCATCACTTAAAGCAAGCCCTTATATAAAGAGTTTGCCGGGGGCATTGGATATGCATGACATTGGGGATGCACTTGTTCAAAAAGGCTTCTCTGATCCCGTGATGGACATGGAGTATTTGTATTTGGAATATGAATCGGAAACTAATTATCTAAGGGATGCCCTTGCTATTGGGCTCGTTCAGCCTGGCACGCCCCCAGATGCCCTGAGCGGGGCACTGAGAGCAAAAAGAATGACCCTAGAAATTGTTTATGGACACGCATGGGTTCTTGGTAAGAATCTGAGTAAATCGGATGGGAAAACAGCATATATTCGCCCAGATGCAATTAAACGTAAATAG
- the coxB gene encoding cytochrome c oxidase subunit II: MPGGPKVNQLNFTAPATKIMEEIHWLHWFMMIICVVIFVGVFGVMFYSIFKHRKSKGAQPASFHESTSVEIIWTVIPLLIVIGMALPATKTVVAMKDTTNADITIKTTGYQWKWGYDYIKGEGEGISFLSTLSTSREAINNLAPKSPTYLMEVDNEMVVPVNKKIRMITTANDVIHAWAVPAFGVKQDAIPGFVRDTWFKADRVGTYRGQCSELCGAQHAFMPIVVKVVSDEEYTQWVAQKKKEMAATADDPSKVYTLAEQMDRGAKVYASNCAACHQANGKGAGAFPALDGSKLVMGPKAANYNILINGKGAMPKWGGVISDGELAAVMTYTRNAWGNKTGDVIQTQEFATARAAK, encoded by the coding sequence ATGCCAGGAGGCCCAAAGGTCAATCAATTAAATTTCACAGCACCAGCAACCAAAATAATGGAAGAGATCCATTGGCTGCATTGGTTCATGATGATTATTTGTGTCGTCATTTTTGTTGGCGTATTTGGCGTGATGTTTTATTCCATCTTCAAACACCGCAAATCAAAGGGAGCCCAGCCAGCCTCATTTCATGAGAGTACATCGGTTGAAATTATTTGGACTGTAATTCCTTTGCTCATTGTGATTGGTATGGCCTTACCCGCTACAAAAACAGTGGTGGCTATGAAAGACACAACTAATGCAGACATCACAATTAAAACCACTGGATACCAGTGGAAGTGGGGCTATGACTACATTAAAGGTGAAGGCGAAGGAATTAGCTTTTTATCAACCTTGTCTACCTCACGTGAAGCCATCAATAACTTGGCGCCAAAGAGCCCAACATATTTGATGGAGGTTGATAATGAAATGGTGGTGCCTGTAAATAAAAAAATTAGGATGATCACCACAGCTAACGATGTTATTCATGCGTGGGCAGTTCCAGCTTTTGGTGTGAAGCAAGATGCTATTCCAGGATTTGTTCGAGATACTTGGTTTAAGGCTGATAGGGTTGGCACATATCGTGGCCAATGTTCTGAGCTTTGTGGTGCGCAACATGCGTTTATGCCAATCGTGGTCAAGGTTGTCTCTGATGAGGAATACACCCAATGGGTAGCTCAGAAGAAAAAAGAAATGGCTGCCACAGCGGATGATCCAAGTAAGGTATATACCCTTGCTGAGCAGATGGATCGTGGTGCTAAGGTATACGCTAGCAACTGTGCTGCTTGCCATCAAGCAAATGGTAAGGGTGCGGGAGCCTTCCCAGCCTTAGATGGTAGTAAGTTAGTGATGGGGCCAAAGGCTGCAAATTACAACATCTTAATTAATGGAAAAGGTGCCATGCCTAAATGGGGCGGCGTGATTTCTGATGGTGAATTAGCGGCGGTCATGACTTATACCCGTAATGCATGGGGTAACAAAACAGGTGACGTGATTCAGACCCAAGAATTTGCAACCGCACGTGCTGCAAAGTAA
- the cyoE gene encoding heme o synthase translates to MPRWRQYWVLTKPRVTQLAVFCAIIGMFLATPGMVPWPILIGGSIGIWLLAGAAFAVNCLIEQAVDAKMRRTAWRPSATGEITPFQIIIFSCGLGGAGMVVLWFYTNPLTMWLTFATFVGYAVIYTWYLKPATPQNIVIGGLSGAMPPALGWVAVTNQLSAEAWLLVLIIFVWTPPHFWALALYRREDYVQAGLPMLPVTHGEKFTLLNILLYTLILLAASILPYIYGMSGIFYLVSAIILSGIFIYYAIRLYQNYSDQLARKTFKYSISYLALLFAAILIDHYL, encoded by the coding sequence ATGCCCCGTTGGCGTCAGTATTGGGTTTTAACAAAACCACGGGTTACTCAACTTGCAGTCTTTTGTGCCATTATCGGTATGTTTTTGGCAACCCCGGGCATGGTTCCGTGGCCCATCCTGATTGGAGGTTCCATCGGTATATGGTTGCTAGCAGGTGCTGCGTTTGCAGTGAACTGCTTAATTGAGCAAGCTGTTGATGCGAAGATGCGGCGTACAGCATGGCGCCCATCTGCTACCGGAGAAATTACCCCCTTCCAAATTATTATTTTTTCATGCGGGCTTGGTGGCGCTGGTATGGTCGTTCTATGGTTTTATACCAACCCCTTAACGATGTGGCTTACCTTTGCCACCTTTGTTGGCTATGCGGTTATCTATACCTGGTACCTAAAGCCCGCAACTCCACAAAACATTGTAATTGGCGGCCTTTCAGGAGCGATGCCCCCCGCCTTGGGCTGGGTTGCTGTGACCAATCAACTCTCAGCCGAAGCTTGGCTACTCGTGCTGATTATTTTTGTATGGACGCCACCTCATTTTTGGGCACTTGCTCTGTACCGTCGTGAAGATTATGTACAAGCAGGATTACCAATGTTACCCGTGACGCATGGTGAGAAATTTACTCTTTTAAATATTTTGCTTTACACCTTAATTTTGTTAGCCGCATCGATCCTGCCATATATCTATGGAATGAGCGGTATTTTTTATTTGGTATCAGCGATTATTTTGAGCGGTATATTTATTTACTATGCGATTCGTCTTTATCAAAACTATAGCGATCAGTTGGCGCGTAAGACCTTTAAATACTCCATTAGCTATTTAGCACTATTATTTGCTGCAATCTTGATTGATCACTATCTTTAG
- the trmL gene encoding tRNA (uridine(34)/cytosine(34)/5-carboxymethylaminomethyluridine(34)-2'-O)-methyltransferase TrmL: MFNVVLFEPEIPPNTGNIIRLCANTGARLHLIEPLGFPLEHAKLRRAGLDYHEFANIMVYQSWTDFLEKSKANLSRVFALTTKGQSSLLTSKFLKDDYFVFGSETKGVSAEVRAAIPKDNHLRLPMLPASRSLNLANSVAIVVYEAWRQHQFTGGL; the protein is encoded by the coding sequence ATGTTTAATGTTGTTTTATTTGAACCCGAGATTCCGCCAAACACGGGGAATATTATTCGCCTCTGTGCCAATACTGGAGCAAGACTTCATCTAATTGAACCGCTTGGCTTTCCACTCGAACACGCCAAGTTAAGGAGGGCGGGGCTTGACTATCACGAGTTTGCAAACATTATGGTTTATCAAAGCTGGACTGATTTTCTAGAGAAGAGTAAAGCAAATCTATCGCGTGTATTTGCCTTAACAACGAAAGGGCAGTCATCCCTGTTAACCAGCAAATTTCTTAAAGATGATTATTTTGTCTTTGGCTCAGAAACAAAAGGGGTTAGTGCTGAGGTAAGAGCGGCTATTCCTAAAGACAATCATTTACGACTGCCCATGCTACCTGCAAGTCGAAGTCTCAATCTTGCAAACTCGGTTGCGATTGTGGTCTATGAGGCGTGGAGGCAACACCAATTTACTGGAGGTCTTTAA
- a CDS encoding SURF1 family protein, giving the protein MAAIVVIAIGLLAGRWQLSRAEQKIVLANQIATMAAKERIDLNAKAWTLSEVEFRAVQARGQFLSNEIVWLDNRPKPNHGSLSQAHSGFYVLMPFLLDGPATQVIWVNRGWAPRNSQDRLILPSINTPTGRVTIEGVAFAGAGKVLELGDQPNSKDRPRIQQNLDLAYEEKQLKYPQLPFVIRQNDPDRNDGLLRNWPPATVGVDRHYAYAFQWFALAAAALVFWFTTGFMRYRNKDKSF; this is encoded by the coding sequence GTGGCGGCAATCGTAGTGATTGCGATTGGCCTCCTTGCTGGGCGCTGGCAATTGAGTCGGGCGGAGCAAAAAATAGTGTTGGCTAATCAAATTGCTACGATGGCCGCTAAAGAACGGATTGATCTAAATGCCAAGGCATGGACTTTATCAGAAGTCGAGTTTCGGGCTGTCCAGGCGCGCGGTCAGTTTTTATCCAACGAGATTGTATGGTTAGATAATCGCCCTAAACCAAACCACGGTAGCCTAAGTCAGGCGCATTCCGGCTTCTATGTATTGATGCCATTTCTCTTGGACGGACCGGCCACTCAGGTCATCTGGGTAAACCGTGGGTGGGCTCCTCGGAACAGTCAGGATCGACTCATATTACCAAGTATTAATACGCCTACAGGCAGGGTCACGATAGAGGGAGTGGCATTTGCGGGTGCTGGAAAGGTATTGGAGTTGGGTGACCAACCAAACTCCAAAGATCGTCCACGCATTCAACAAAATCTTGATCTTGCATATGAAGAAAAGCAGTTAAAGTACCCGCAGCTCCCATTTGTGATACGACAAAATGACCCAGATCGTAATGATGGCTTATTACGAAATTGGCCACCGGCAACGGTTGGAGTTGATCGCCATTATGCTTATGCTTTTCAATGGTTTGCTTTAGCAGCAGCGGCCCTCGTGTTTTGGTTTACAACCGGTTTTATGCGTTACCGCAATAAAGATAAATCGTTTTAA